tattacaaactgtgtatgcatgtattacGATCTTTACTATGCCAGTTAAGCCTGTTTCTAAAAGGTGTGGtcatgtatatattccttttaaaTGTGACCATGTCTTTGCTCTCAGAACCCACTTCGCACACACGCCTTGCCTCCGGGCCGACTGTGGTCTTGCTGGCTGTCAGCCCCTGTGAGTCGGCtaccctgtctcctcacagtCAAGGCCTTCCTGGAGGAGCCTGCTGGGGTTCGAGCCCTGGACTGGGCTCAAGGGGACGGGCTCTCACTTCCTCCCGGTCCTGCACGCCCATCACCGTCTGCACCGAATGACTCCTGGAATCCAGCCAACTCGGCTgctgcctccccagctccccagctccccgGCGAGGGCTTCCGTCAAGCGCCTCGCGactcgccccgccccgccccgccccgcctcccGCTTTTCCCGCGCAGACACCGCTGCTTCCGGGAGGGGGCGTGGTCCACCGGAAGTCCTTGCGTTATGGAAAAGAAGGGTGCTTCCGTCTCCGGTGTCATGGCGGCGTCCTCCCCTGAAGGCGTGCCGGAGACCCAGGACGGGAAAAGACGGCAGTTCGGGAACCGGTTCCTGAGCGACCCGGCGCGGGTCTTCCACTACAATGCCTGGTAACTGCCCCGCCCCTTGGAGGCCCGGCTCTCGCCTCCCGGGGACAGAAGTTCCCGCGCCAGCGACTTCCCGGGCCGCAGCCGGCACATGAGGGCTCTAAGCTCTGCCTGTTTGGTTTCCGCAGGGACAATGTGGAGTGGTCAGAGGAGCAGGCCGCGGCGGCGGAGAGGAAAGTGCAGGAGAACAGTTCCCAGCGGGTGTGCCCGGAGAAGCAAGGTGCGCTCGGTGTTTCCCTCGGTGGCATCCACAGCCGCCAGTGCAGGACGCGTCTccaggaggggaagaaagaagtgCGGCCACCAGGATCCCTTGTCACTACTGGCCTGGTGAAGAACTCGGCATAGAACCAACCGGACGGGGAGGGGACGAGCCAGGAGGCGAAGGGGCTGCTTTCTAAGAAAATCTTGGTGGACCTTGGGGTTGGGTTTTCTAGGTCTTGGCGGTTTGTTTTCGGAGGTGAACcgctcttgttttattttctggtaTCTGCGTTTTTAGATCATGTTGACGTGGCTGGCCTGTGGCAACCACACAGTCGTTCCTTCAGTTTAGCGTAGCTTCTACAGTTGACGTTCTGCTGGGGAGTTTCCATTAGAGCTAGATTGATGTGGTCAGATCCTAAATACTGTTGGAGGAGAGGATTAATGGCTGATACATCTTTTCCTGAGGTAACAAGTTTGGGAATTTGGGACTTCTGCCAAAGAAAGATGAGTGTAGCTGAGTGGAAATGAATctggtcaaagaaaaaaaaagaggccctTCCTGAAGACAAGAataatttcattataaaatatctCTAAAACTAAAACTGGTTGGCTCTGTTTCTAAGAGGCATTTGAAAGTAAAACTGAAAGAGTTTCTGTATAGTAGTAAGGTCCCAGTACAGACTAGGCATGTACCTCCTAGGATGTAGAAGTGATGTCTCTAGCAAGGTAGAGGCCGGAGGACAAGTAGGGTCAATATCATCCTTGCTATGtagagttccagtccagcctgggctacatgagaccttgtgtcaaatatgcatatgtatgtattccAGTTGCAAGATAGGCGCCCTCGTTGTTTGACAAAAACTAGATAAAGCAACATAGAGTTGaaagaaattttgaaaatcatgtaGCCCAATATCCTCTTTTTACAGTTAAAGAACCGGTTAGCCAAGTACAGTGGTGCATACCTATAGACTCAGCtgcgtgggaggctgaggcaggaggatcactgaattgGAGACCATCCTGGGCAACAGGGTGAtcttgtcttcaaaaaaaaaaaaaaaaattacacttggACCACAGGGCATTAAGTGCTTTGCCTAGAGGTAAGCAGTCAGTGGTGGAATCCcgttttttattctttcattcattcaagtCAGGGTTTTCATGTTGGCAAAAAGCCAAGAAACAGCCCACACTTACTTACTAGTCTCTCCTCCAGCTCATCTAAACTCTTACTTCAGGAAAGGAGTTTTGCATCATCTAGTTTGCTATTAGCTGTTTTTCCATTTCTAGTGTTCATTAGTAATCTTGATTTGGTCCTGGCCTCCACATTCTAAAAAGCAAGAACATACCTTCCAAAGAGTTGCATAGATGATAGTCATTGAATTTATACAAATGTCCAAAGGACCTGAGACATttagtttataaataaaaaatttacaaGGGAAAATAATTACCACAGATAACAAAGGATCTGTTTATCCCTGACAAATAGAACCTTGAAACCAAGAATAATTAGATTtttgggtgtggtgtgtgtgtgtggtttgaggGGTTTGCTTAATTTCACAATATTCCTGTAGTGGAGGGCCATCCAAAGATGTAGAAGGAAAATGATAGGTAGCTAAACCTGTGTGACGGTTCTACCAGAAGCTGGGAACCCTGGGAATGAAAAGTGAGTGGCATTAATGTATGATAGATGGGTAACAAGACAATTACCTGAGAAGGTGTTCAGTTCTAAGAAtgactctttgtttgtttttgagacagggtttctctgtgtagccctggctgtcctggaactcgctctgtagaccaggctggcctcaaactcatagagatacccctgcctctgcctcccgagtgctgggattaaaagcatgcaccaccaccgcccagcaagactAATTCTTAAGGATACTTTTAGAATAAAGTGACATTTGATAAAACAGGACAATTGACAttagatataaataaaacatttgagactgattcttaaaattctttcttaCTATTTACAGTTGATTATGAAGTCAATGCCCATAAATACTGGAATGACTTCTACAAAATTCATGAAAATGGATTTTTCAAGGATAGACACTGGCTCTTTACTGAATTCCCTGAACTGGCACCTAACCACGATCACCTGACGGATTTACCCTTGGAGAGGCAGAAGAGTGAGGTCTCTAAATGCGGAAGCAGCCAGGATGGGCCTGGCTTGATAACAGAGCAGCACGGGTGTTCTTGTACCAGCCAGGGATGTGAAACTCAGCTGCCTCTTGTGGAAGAGACTGTAATTCAGAAGCTCGGGCACCTAGAAATGTGTGCTGATGAATTTCCTGGATCCTCAGCCACCTACCGAATACTTGAGGTAACTTTGTATTTTCCTAATAGTGGAGTTAGTGAGGATGGCCATTTTATATGCAAAGTAAGACTAGAAAGGATAACCCAGATTGTCGTCTTTCTGTTGAAGCAGGCTAGATTTGAGCCTCATGTCAGCCTGGAATCATCtccatgttcatttatttattgtttctccttttttttttttaaactgggaagATGCCTAGGCAGGTCCTACAAGGGAGGTGCACAAATAAATAGTGTGTACCAACTTCACTGGAAGCTGCTTCTACAGCTAGTACTACTTGGAATTAAGTCTAATGCAATGGGGcatgctggcaattgaacccaagtcctcacaCGGCAGGCAGGCCCTTCACCACTTAGCTCATCCTTATTACCTCCTGTGAGATATCCCATAGCCCATGTCCCACCTAGAGCATTGGGAGCCTCTTGGTCTCGTAGCTGTAAGGAACTTTGAGGTGGTATATGTAAAATGGCTAAGAAGTGTGTCTGCCACATAGCCCTCTGgtaaatatttagtttttattgCTGCAGAAAACACTATATTTAGCACAGTGTTTCTATGCAGATGTTTCAACCCAGCCTGTTGTAGAGGCAAGGGGGTCCTTATGCTAACAGATAAGCACTAGAGGAACCTGGAATGTTGGCATTCAGGGTTGTTCCTTCAAGGGGAGGAAGGCAGTGTCTGTTACcagcccagaaggctgggagcagaAGTAGTTAATAGCATCGTGACTCCCGCTGAGCCTTCCCTGACCCTTGTGGTGAGCTTGTTTTTCTCACTCATCTTTAAGGTGTCGtgtgtactttacaaagagtttcaatgtacTCATGTTGGATCTTTATTTAGCTTACTTTGTTTCTCACAGAGATTTATGTAGCTTTATTGTGCATGTGGGATTGTCACCAGAAAAGTTTCCACCCAGTTGTGCTGTGCTTagatatgcctaaaataaatcaCTCAGGGTCAGACTCCCAAAGTTTGAAGCAACACCAGCTACTTGGTGGTGTTGAACTGAACTGGCTTCTCGCCTCCCAGATTGTCTCTGCTGGCCATGGAGATCACAGAGACCACGCAGTCCATCTTTCTAATAGTAGTATAGTGAAGTTCATTAGGAAAATAGTTATCTATGGGGCCTTCTGCTAGAACTCAGAAAGTAAAACTAACCCATGTTTTTTTTTGATCAGCTTTCTTCAGCCAGTGAAAGCCTGTGTTCTTGCCTTTTACTATCCTCTGTAATTATAGTCCATGAGGGATAAGGAAATGCCATGGGTTCTTTTCAGTTCTGGTCACTGTACTTTTACTAGTACAGTTCTtaaaaccccagcacttgggaggctgtggcagaaAAACCATAAGTGATATACCAGCCTGgactctttaaaaaagaagaaggtggGAAGGGGGTTTTAATGAAGTACTTTTGGGACTAATGGTTTGTTTCTGTCTGCAGGTTGGTTGTGGTGTAGGAAATACAGTCTTTCCAATTTTACAAACTAACAAGTAAGTATATTGTCAGATTTGCAGGACAGCAAAGAGGAAAAGTGAGAGTTTGCTCCTGGAAGCATGAGTTATGTGGGATTTAGATGGCTCTGTTGCTCACTTAGGGGTGGGTTTAGTTTAATGTTTAGTGAAATTAGAGTTAACACCAGCTGCAGTGCTAATCTGTGATGCCTTCCTCTGAGGGGCCTAAAAGATGTTTCTCTCTGAGCTCTGGAGGAGCAATTGATGTCAGAGTCTCAGTAACTCTTCAAATGAGAGTGTTTCAACCTCTCTGTAATTGcgtaggtgctgggatctgaactctggtcttcatgattGTGCTGCAGGCACCTTTAACTACTATGGCTGTGCCATTTAGGTAAGATTACTGGAACCCACTTGATGTGATATTTGCTTAGAAGTGACAGGGTTTCTTACTGATGGTTTGATAAACTTAGTATTAGCCATATGCACAGGACCTAAAAGAAGACAAAGATCACAGAATTCTAACCAGCATGCTGGGTGTTGTGACTGATAGGTGCATTGAGTGAATGGTATTCTTTGTCGTTTGACTTTGCTTCTCTGTAAAGAGAACCGACATGATCCAGTTTGTGTCCTAATTATTGTTGTTTTCTGCCTGCCTCAGTGACCCAAACCTCTTTGTGTACTGCTGTGATTTTTCTGCCACTGCTGTTGAACTGGTCAGGGTAAGTACCGTGACTCCTGCGGTAATCTCCACTAATTAAAGGGAAGGAGGATCTCCTAAAACTTGGTTCATTAACTCTGTTACTGTGGCCTGAAAGTTTAGAAAGTTAGCGAAGCAGCCTGGAATACAGAGCCAGGCAAGAATGAACTTGGGCATCTAGATCTatgtaaaaattttaagttatgtgtatgtgtgagtatgtcaGCGGgaccagaggcattggattctctggaactggagttacaggcatttgtgagctgcctgtgtgagtgctgggaatcagattcaggtcctctgcaagagcagtgtgctgtgctctgaactgctgaggcatctctgcagccccatctCCAAACATGTTTGTCCTGTCTCGTGTACCTCATGATGACCTTGAGCTTGCTGTGTGAGCCTTCCTGATccttctctgcttctcaagtgctagaatttcaAGCATGCACCAtgactaatttttttgtttgttttgttttgtttgttttttattttcttttatttttctttattaagaaattttctactcactcctcatgttatccacagatccccccctccttcctcccacccccgccctctttcccaagccacccagcatccccacatccccgaaatcgaggtctcccatggggagtcagcagagcccagctcactgaacctaggcaggtccaagccccttcccactgcaccaaggctgtgtaaggtgtcacaccacaggcactagatttccagaagcctgcccatgcaccaaggacagatcccgatccccctgcctgggtgccccccaaaacagtttgagccaaacaaccatcttctgtgtccagagggcctagtctagtcccatgggggctccacagccaccagtccacagttcatgggcttccactagtgtggtccgtACCATGACTAATTCTGATTCTTACACTCTGGGTGCCCTGGAAAACCTCTTCATGGTGACTAGAAGTCAGTTCTTCAGCTGGGAGTAACAGTAGTGGCATCTGAAACAAGGTCAGCTTCTCTTTGTGCTGTGTCCACCTTTCTGACCAATTTATCTCTCCACCTCTGCAGACAAATCCAGAATATGATCCTTCTCGATGTTTCGCCTTCATTCATGATCTGTGTAATGAAGATCAAAGTTACCCAGTGCCCGACCACAGTCTTGATGTCATTGTCCTTATATTTGTTCTTTCAGCAATTGTTCCAGACAAGTAAGTTTTAGGTCCCTTAACCAATAGCCTGCCTGAGAAGAAACTTTAATGTGAAGACCTTAAACTCCAGTTATGCCCGAAATAGAAAGGGTTTCCTCACGTCTGATAGACATAAGAAGCCACAGAACTGTAGTGTTGGCGTCCACCTTCTGTTTCAGCCTGTAACCTCTGCCTGCTGGCTGTGGACTGGCTGCTGCTTTCCCTGTTGGGAGCTAATGACATTGCCTAACTGAGGTAGCCCGATTTTCCTCTAGATTAGCAATAAAGTTCTGACCTCACAGGAGTGTGGTAAGACTTTGAAATGTTttgtggggtctggagagatggctcagcagttaagagcacagcaCACTTTGACTCCTTTGACtccgtcctcctgcctcagcctcccaagagctggggtagCAAGCATGTACCATCATCACACCAACAACTTTAAATTCTGAAGGAGAGTTTTTCATTCAACAGAAAGACATAGTTGATCAGAGTTTGGGACAGATGAGTCATGGGTATTCCCTACACTGTGTGGTCAGGGCTCCCAGAGAGCTACAGGAGCACATGGCAGGTGTGGCGGTCACGGGGCCAGGAGGAAGTGAGCTCCACTTAGTGCTTGGAATATCCACCACCATGTGACACGTAGGGCTGGCTTTTACTATTGATGTCAGAGTTAGCAAGTGTGTTGGTTTGGGGTTTGTGCTATAGGGGAGGAAATGCCATCCTTAGGGAGACTTAAGCTTCATTCCTTGCTGCCCTGCAGGATGCAGAAAGCTATCAACAGGCTAAGCAGACTCCTGAAGCCTGGAGGGATGATGCTTCTTCGAGACTACGGCCGCTATGACATGGCTCAGCTTCGGTTTAAAAAAGGTATGTATGGAGAGCTGAATCAGTGCTGTTCTTAGAGAaaacctaggttcaatttccagtaccccaTGGCATGTCTcaactaactccagttccaggggatctgatgctcttttctggcctcagcaggcaccaggcatgcatattgTACAGAGATACACATGTAAgcaaaatatacataaatttttttaaatatataaaaatgccaGCTGAtgatagcacactcctttaatcccaatacttgggaggcaggtggatctctgtgagttcaaggccagcttggtctacaaagcaagttccagaatagccagagctacacagagaaaccctgtcttgaaaacccaatcAATATATACATATGGCTAGGCTTGGTGGCATACGACTTTAATCcgagtactcaggaggcagagtcaggaagatctcttgagttcaagtccacctGGTGgtaagttccaagtcagccagtaCTACACAGTACCATActgtctacaaaaaaaaatgtaagagtgtGTGGGGGCTAAGGCATAGTATAGCTCATTGGGTTGAGCACTtccttggttagggtttctgtgCTGctattaaacaccatgaccaaaaagcaagttggataggaaagagtttatttggcttaacaTGTCCACAGTGCTGTTCAtcatggaagtcaggacaggagctcaaacagggcctcaacttggaggcaggagcagatgcagaggccatggaggggtgctgcttgctccttgtggcttgctcagcctgcttccttatagaacccaggaccacatatccagggatggccccacccacaatgggctggcccctcacccatcaatcacaaattaagaaaatccatgggattaaatgcatgtaccaccacacctgatttagagcctgatcttatggaggcattttctttctttctttttttttttttttttttttttccgagacagggtttctctgtgtagttttgcacctttcctggaac
This Peromyscus maniculatus bairdii isolate BWxNUB_F1_BW_parent chromosome 8, HU_Pman_BW_mat_3.1, whole genome shotgun sequence DNA region includes the following protein-coding sequences:
- the Mettl2a gene encoding tRNA N(3)-cytidine methyltransferase METTL2A isoform X1; translation: MAASSPEGVPETQDGKRRQFGNRFLSDPARVFHYNAWDNVEWSEEQAAAAERKVQENSSQRVCPEKQVDYEVNAHKYWNDFYKIHENGFFKDRHWLFTEFPELAPNHDHLTDLPLERQKSEVSKCGSSQDGPGLITEQHGCSCTSQGCETQLPLVEETVIQKLGHLEMCADEFPGSSATYRILEVGCGVGNTVFPILQTNNDPNLFVYCCDFSATAVELVRTNPEYDPSRCFAFIHDLCNEDQSYPVPDHSLDVIVLIFVLSAIVPDKMQKAINRLSRLLKPGGMMLLRDYGRYDMAQLRFKKGQCLSGNFYVRGDGTRVYFFTQDELHALFTAAGLEKVQNLVDRRLQVNRGKQLTMYRVWIQCKYSKPLLPSACGKVSTPHT
- the Mettl2a gene encoding tRNA N(3)-cytidine methyltransferase METTL2A isoform X2, translated to MAASSPEGVPETQDGKRRQFGNRFLSDPARVFHYNAWDNVEWSEEQAAAAERKVQENSSQRVCPEKQVDYEVNAHKYWNDFYKIHENGFFKDRHWLFTEFPELAPNHDHLTDLPLERQKSEVSKCGSSQDGPGLITEQHGCSCTSQGCETQLPLVEETVIQKLGHLEMCADEFPGSSATYRILEVGCGVGNTVFPILQTNNDPNLFVYCCDFSATAVELVRTNPEYDPSRCFAFIHDLCNEDQSYPVPDHSLDVIVLIFVLSAIVPDKMQKAINRLSRLLKPGGMMLLRDYGRYDMAQLRFKKDELHALFTAAGLEKVQNLVDRRLQVNRGKQLTMYRVWIQCKYSKPLLPSACGKVSTPHT